A region from the Mesorhizobium sp. J8 genome encodes:
- the nusB gene encoding transcription antitermination factor NusB produces the protein MTEPASTGAVRHANKRGAARLAAVQALYQMDVAGSGVFEITAEYETFRLGKEVDGALYREADAQWFRAILTGVVENQKTIDPVIRQALTEDWPLSRLDSTLRAILRAGVYELMKREDVPVAVIVSEYVDIAKAFYEEDEPKLVNAVLDRVSRRVRGEGRGKDAS, from the coding sequence GTGACCGAGCCCGCCTCGACCGGAGCGGTACGCCACGCCAACAAACGTGGGGCCGCCCGTCTTGCCGCCGTCCAGGCGCTCTATCAGATGGATGTGGCCGGCAGCGGCGTCTTCGAGATCACGGCCGAATACGAGACCTTCCGCCTCGGCAAGGAAGTCGATGGCGCGCTCTATCGCGAAGCCGACGCGCAATGGTTCCGCGCCATCCTGACCGGCGTCGTCGAGAACCAGAAGACCATCGACCCCGTCATCCGCCAGGCGCTGACCGAGGACTGGCCGTTGTCGCGACTGGATTCGACGCTGCGCGCCATCCTGCGCGCCGGCGTCTATGAGCTGATGAAGCGCGAGGACGTGCCGGTGGCCGTCATCGTCTCCGAATATGTCGATATCGCCAAGGCTTTCTACGAGGAAGACGAGCCGAAGCTAGTCAACGCTGTCCTTGATCGCGTCTCGCGCCGGGTGCGCGGCGAGGGACGTGGCAAGGACGCTTCGTGA
- a CDS encoding ABC transporter permease: MTIRFDKLGVVIAAIIVYAALAAPFATFRANRIVPGQARSILEALPSVLGILLLAIVIAGGIVALVRTPLILRMVASLVALVALVILIGVAGGFLTPDGNTFARVAPASGFWLLAFAFILLLADVLTRLNLSPLARIGVLAVAALAIGALLVSGLWESLSILREYANRADSFWAEASKHVTLALGSLAGAVIVGIPLGILCHRVERLRDGVLNVLNIIQTIPSIALFGLLIAPLGWVALHVPGAAAIGIRGIGTAPAFVALFLYSLLPVVANTVVGLAGVPRAANDAARGMGMTDRQRLLDVEFPLAFPVILTGIRIVLVQNIGLATIAALIGGGGFGVFVFQGIGQTAMDLVLLGAVPTVALAFAAAIILDAIIEMTSTRRRTDSA, from the coding sequence GTGACCATCCGCTTCGACAAGCTCGGCGTCGTGATCGCCGCGATCATCGTCTACGCTGCCTTGGCCGCGCCCTTTGCTACGTTCCGCGCCAACCGTATCGTGCCCGGACAGGCGCGCTCGATCCTCGAGGCCTTGCCGTCGGTGCTTGGGATCCTGTTGCTGGCGATAGTGATCGCCGGCGGCATCGTCGCGCTGGTGAGGACGCCGCTCATCCTGAGGATGGTCGCCAGCCTGGTTGCGCTTGTCGCCCTCGTCATCCTGATCGGTGTCGCCGGGGGTTTTCTGACGCCCGACGGCAACACTTTCGCGCGTGTCGCGCCGGCCTCCGGTTTCTGGCTGCTCGCCTTCGCGTTTATCCTGCTCCTGGCCGATGTGCTGACCAGGCTGAACCTGTCGCCCTTGGCGCGCATCGGCGTTCTTGCGGTCGCCGCGCTCGCCATCGGCGCGCTGCTTGTGTCGGGGCTTTGGGAAAGCCTTTCCATCCTCAGGGAATATGCCAACCGCGCCGACAGCTTCTGGGCCGAAGCTTCCAAGCACGTCACGCTGGCGCTCGGCTCGCTGGCCGGGGCCGTCATCGTCGGCATACCGCTCGGCATTCTGTGCCACCGCGTCGAGCGGTTGCGTGATGGCGTCCTCAATGTGCTCAACATTATCCAGACCATTCCCTCCATCGCGCTCTTCGGCCTGCTGATCGCGCCGCTCGGCTGGGTCGCCTTGCATGTGCCGGGTGCCGCCGCGATCGGCATCAGGGGCATCGGCACCGCGCCCGCCTTTGTTGCGCTCTTCCTCTATTCGCTGCTGCCGGTGGTGGCGAACACCGTCGTCGGGCTTGCCGGCGTGCCGCGCGCCGCCAACGATGCGGCGCGCGGCATGGGTATGACAGACCGACAGCGTCTGCTCGATGTCGAGTTCCCGCTTGCCTTTCCGGTGATCCTGACCGGCATCCGCATCGTTCTGGTGCAGAACATCGGCCTCGCCACGATCGCAGCGCTGATCGGCGGCGGCGGGTTCGGCGTGTTCGTCTTCCAGGGCATCGGCCAGACGGCGATGGACTTGGTGCTGCTCGGCGCCGTGC
- the ribH gene encoding 6,7-dimethyl-8-ribityllumazine synthase: MAGTFQHGKAFIRPKTKAHLLIVEARFHDDLADALLEGATGALDEAGATYDVVTVPGSLEIPAVITFAVDGAAEGGTHYDGFVALGTIIRGDTYHFDIVANESSRALMDLSVQEAIAIGNGILTTENDAQAWTRARRTEGDKGGFAARAALTMIALKEKFGAQS, encoded by the coding sequence ATGGCTGGAACATTCCAACACGGCAAAGCGTTTATTCGCCCGAAGACGAAAGCGCATCTGCTCATTGTCGAAGCGCGTTTTCACGACGATCTCGCCGACGCTCTGCTCGAAGGCGCGACCGGCGCGCTCGATGAGGCCGGCGCCACCTATGACGTGGTGACCGTTCCCGGTTCGCTGGAAATACCGGCCGTGATCACCTTCGCGGTCGATGGCGCCGCCGAAGGCGGCACGCACTATGACGGCTTCGTCGCGCTCGGCACCATCATTCGCGGCGATACCTATCATTTCGACATCGTCGCCAATGAATCGAGCCGCGCTCTGATGGACCTTTCGGTGCAGGAGGCGATCGCGATCGGCAACGGCATCCTTACCACGGAGAACGATGCGCAGGCATGGACGCGTGCGCGAAGGACGGAAGGCGACAAGGGCGGCTTCGCCGCGCGCGCGGCGCTGACCATGATCGCGCTCAAAGAGAAATTCGGAGCCCAATCGTGA
- a CDS encoding ABC transporter substrate-binding protein: MFSIGKLAVAAIALGLATASASAQVVVSSKIDTEGGVLGNIIQLVLNANNIKTTDRIQLGATPVVRKAITAGEIDIYPEYTGNAAFFFQKADDPVWKDAAKAYETAKKLDYDANKIVWLSPSPANNTWAIALRKEVADENKLVTLSDFGKYVSGGGKVVLAASAEFVNSAAALPAFQTTYGFTLKPDQLITLSGGDTAATIAAAANQTNGANAAMVYGTDGGIQPSGLVVLQDDKNVQPVYQPAPIIREKVLKEHPEIEALLKPVFAELDLTTLQQLNGRVQLGGEPAKGVAEDFLKKNGFLK; this comes from the coding sequence ATGTTTTCAATCGGAAAGCTCGCCGTAGCAGCCATTGCGCTCGGCCTTGCCACTGCCTCGGCCAGCGCCCAGGTGGTCGTCTCCTCAAAGATCGATACCGAAGGCGGCGTGCTGGGCAACATCATCCAGCTCGTGCTCAACGCCAACAACATCAAGACCACCGACCGCATCCAGCTTGGTGCGACGCCCGTGGTGCGCAAGGCGATCACCGCCGGCGAGATCGACATCTATCCCGAATACACGGGCAACGCCGCCTTCTTCTTCCAGAAGGCCGACGATCCGGTCTGGAAAGATGCCGCCAAGGCCTATGAAACCGCCAAGAAGCTCGACTATGACGCCAACAAGATCGTCTGGCTGTCGCCGTCGCCGGCCAACAACACCTGGGCGATCGCGCTGCGTAAGGAAGTGGCCGACGAGAACAAGCTCGTCACGCTTTCGGACTTCGGCAAATACGTCTCGGGCGGCGGCAAGGTTGTGCTGGCGGCCTCCGCCGAGTTCGTCAATTCGGCGGCGGCGCTCCCGGCCTTCCAGACGACATACGGTTTCACGCTGAAGCCCGACCAGTTGATCACGCTCTCCGGCGGCGACACCGCGGCGACCATCGCGGCCGCGGCCAACCAGACCAACGGCGCCAACGCCGCCATGGTTTACGGCACCGATGGCGGCATCCAGCCCTCCGGCCTTGTCGTTCTCCAGGACGACAAGAACGTGCAGCCGGTCTACCAGCCGGCGCCGATCATCCGCGAGAAGGTGCTGAAGGAACATCCCGAGATCGAGGCGCTGCTGAAGCCGGTCTTCGCCGAGCTCGACCTTACCACGCTGCAGCAGCTCAACGGCCGTGTGCAACTGGGTGGCGAACCTGCCAAGGGGGTGGCGGAGGATTTCCTCAAGAAGAACGGCTTCTTGAAGTAA
- a CDS encoding NADPH-dependent FMN reductase, whose product MAKHKVGYLIGSLAKGSINRKLAKALVKLAPPELEMTEIPFKDLPLYSYDYDAAFPPVALEFKKAIASVQAVLFVTPEYNRSIPGGLKNAIDWASRPYGKNSFARKPTAVIGTSPGAIATAVAQQSLRSVLSFCNAPQMNSPEAYIQFTPGLITDDGEVTVESTETFLRNYMQEFHMFIARVLQVLPPDA is encoded by the coding sequence ATGGCCAAGCACAAAGTCGGCTACCTCATCGGCAGCCTCGCCAAGGGCTCCATCAACCGCAAGCTTGCGAAGGCTCTCGTCAAACTGGCGCCGCCGGAACTTGAGATGACGGAAATCCCCTTCAAGGACCTGCCGCTCTACAGCTACGACTATGACGCCGCCTTCCCGCCTGTCGCCCTGGAGTTCAAGAAAGCCATCGCATCCGTCCAGGCGGTGCTTTTCGTCACGCCGGAGTACAACCGATCGATCCCCGGCGGTCTGAAGAATGCAATCGACTGGGCCAGCCGGCCCTACGGCAAGAACTCTTTTGCCCGCAAACCGACTGCCGTCATCGGAACATCGCCGGGCGCGATCGCAACCGCGGTCGCCCAACAGAGCCTGCGCAGCGTGCTCAGCTTCTGCAACGCGCCCCAGATGAACTCGCCCGAAGCCTACATTCAATTCACTCCGGGATTGATCACCGACGATGGCGAGGTGACTGTGGAGTCGACCGAGACATTCCTGCGCAACTATATGCAGGAGTTTCACATGTTCATCGCGCGGGTCCTGCAGGTACTCCCACCGGACGCCTGA
- a CDS encoding MFS transporter, with amino-acid sequence MTTATAVIAEAGREGRRTAVLLAAAQAIVGSAAPIAISLGALAGQYLLGPDKSLATAPITGFNLGVALGALPAAAIIRSLGHRGGFMTGTVVTAFGGLIATLALFQSSFWLFAFGLCVIGVGGAFVQQFRFAAADNAPPEFKARAISFVLAGGIITAVLGPQIVIYTRELLAPVMFAGSFASILPLAAAGALILSFLRVSSRASTVTETAGSDARPLIEIVTQPRFVAALFCTVGSYALMSFVMTGAPLAMVGCGLSEDNATLGISWHVMAMFGPSFFTGALIHRFGAERIVATGLILLIGCGAVALSGLALWQFWTALILLGLGWNFGFIGATAMVAASYRPSEKSKVQGFHDFVLFGSVAFSSLMSGAIYNAWGWTMLNWIVFPVVLLCFAALGTLKFVGAPRS; translated from the coding sequence GTGACGACCGCAACGGCGGTGATCGCCGAGGCCGGCAGGGAAGGGCGCCGCACCGCCGTCCTGCTTGCCGCCGCGCAGGCGATCGTCGGCTCGGCCGCGCCGATCGCCATTTCGCTGGGCGCGCTGGCGGGGCAATACCTGCTTGGTCCCGACAAGTCGCTGGCGACGGCGCCGATCACCGGATTCAATCTCGGCGTGGCGCTCGGCGCTTTGCCGGCCGCGGCCATTATCCGCAGCCTCGGTCATCGCGGCGGCTTCATGACCGGCACCGTGGTCACCGCATTCGGCGGCCTGATCGCGACCCTGGCGCTATTCCAGTCGAGCTTTTGGCTGTTCGCCTTCGGCCTCTGCGTCATCGGCGTCGGCGGCGCCTTCGTCCAGCAATTTCGCTTCGCCGCCGCTGACAACGCGCCGCCCGAATTCAAGGCACGCGCCATCTCCTTCGTGCTGGCGGGCGGCATCATCACGGCCGTCCTGGGGCCGCAGATCGTCATCTACACCCGCGAATTGCTGGCCCCGGTGATGTTTGCCGGGTCCTTCGCCTCGATCCTGCCCCTGGCCGCGGCTGGCGCGCTCATCCTGTCCTTCTTGCGTGTGTCGTCAAGGGCAAGCACCGTTACTGAAACCGCTGGAAGCGATGCCCGGCCGCTGATCGAAATCGTCACCCAGCCGCGCTTCGTCGCAGCACTTTTCTGCACCGTCGGCAGCTACGCGCTGATGAGCTTCGTCATGACCGGCGCGCCGCTCGCGATGGTCGGCTGCGGCCTGTCGGAGGACAATGCCACGCTTGGCATTTCCTGGCATGTCATGGCCATGTTCGGACCGAGCTTCTTCACCGGGGCGCTGATCCATCGCTTCGGCGCCGAGCGCATCGTTGCCACCGGTCTCATCCTGTTGATCGGCTGCGGCGCCGTGGCGCTTTCCGGATTGGCGCTGTGGCAGTTCTGGACCGCGCTGATCCTGCTCGGCCTCGGCTGGAATTTCGGCTTCATCGGCGCCACGGCGATGGTCGCCGCCAGCTACCGGCCCTCCGAGAAGAGCAAGGTCCAAGGTTTCCACGACTTCGTCCTGTTCGGCTCCGTCGCATTCTCCTCGCTGATGTCAGGCGCGATCTACAATGCCTGGGGCTGGACCATGCTGAACTGGATCGTGTTCCCGGTCGTCCTGCTCTGCTTTGCCGCGCTCGGCACGTTGAAGTTTGTGGGCGCTCCCAGATCTTGA